The following proteins are co-located in the Cetobacterium sp. NK01 genome:
- a CDS encoding LacI family DNA-binding transcriptional regulator — MKINSTKVAQLAGVSRSTVSRVINNYSNVPLETKEKVLKVINELGYIPNSSAQVLAGKKSRTIGLFIYGDNNDKSKILDNGLSFGYYLDFINRVLKEALKLDYQLLVDVVNDDSFSKVESLYVNRDIVGGVFIGFKEGEENIQRIIKTYSPIVLVDYLSDPKCQKKDVYYINTEDCEGAKKATEHLINLGRKKIIHISGDKNKLSGKEREKGYVKAMESYGIAPMIYNGNYSDEKAVEIVKELLEKNIEFDGVFCANDNMSYCVNNILKEKGVENIPIVGFDNLRNTIPLGIMSVAPDINSLAKTAVELLVNDEKEKSKVTFVKTTLIKGLDEYIKESYLD; from the coding sequence ATGAAGATAAATAGCACAAAAGTGGCTCAGCTAGCTGGAGTTTCAAGGAGCACAGTATCAAGAGTTATAAATAACTATTCAAATGTTCCCTTAGAAACAAAAGAAAAAGTATTGAAGGTAATAAATGAGTTAGGATACATTCCAAACTCTAGTGCTCAAGTTCTAGCAGGAAAAAAAAGTAGAACAATTGGACTTTTTATCTATGGAGATAATAATGATAAAAGTAAAATACTAGACAACGGATTATCTTTTGGTTATTATTTGGATTTTATAAATAGAGTTTTAAAAGAAGCTTTAAAATTGGATTACCAACTGTTAGTTGATGTAGTTAATGATGATAGCTTTTCTAAAGTAGAGTCTTTATATGTAAATAGAGATATTGTAGGAGGAGTTTTTATTGGATTTAAAGAGGGGGAAGAAAATATCCAAAGAATAATAAAAACCTATTCTCCAATTGTTTTAGTTGATTATCTTTCAGATCCAAAGTGTCAAAAAAAAGATGTTTATTATATAAATACAGAGGATTGTGAAGGAGCTAAAAAAGCCACAGAGCATCTAATAAATTTAGGAAGAAAAAAAATTATACATATATCAGGGGATAAAAATAAGCTTTCTGGAAAAGAAAGAGAAAAGGGTTATGTTAAAGCCATGGAAAGTTATGGAATAGCTCCTATGATTTATAATGGAAATTACTCTGATGAAAAGGCTGTGGAAATAGTAAAAGAGTTATTAGAAAAAAATATAGAATTCGATGGTGTGTTCTGTGCAAATGACAATATGAGTTATTGTGTAAATAATATTTTAAAAGAAAAAGGAGTAGAGAATATTCCAATTGTGGGATTTGATAATCTAAGAAATACAATACCCCTTGGAATTATGTCTGTGGCTCCAGATATAAATAGTTTAGCAAAAACAGCTGTAGAGTTGTTAGTAAATGATGAGAAGGAAAAATCAAAAGTAACTTTTGTGAAAACAACATTGATAAAAGGATTAGATGAATATATTAAAGAGAGCTATTTAGATTAA
- a CDS encoding alpha-galactosidase has protein sequence MIYINEKSLEFHLQSSNVSYVFNVMKNGQLGNLYFGKKIRNRESFKHLFNQPEVGIGIIAHHEDDPGFSLEYYKQEYPAYGTTDFRKPALEIEASDNSRVTDFVYKSYKVYKGKKELLGLPSTYMEKEDEGDTLEIELEDKVLNCKLFLTYTVYKERDVITRNARFENLGKESVNIHRAMSFALDLPDYNYEMIHLSGAWARERFIKNRKLEVGCQYIDSTRGASSAHQNPFIILKRPETTEEVGESIGFALVYSGNFLAHVEVDHFDATRVTMGINPFDFKWELKEGESFQTPEGIIVYSDKGMNDLSQTFHKLFKERVARGEWRDKERPILVNNWEATYFDFNEEKIVAMASKAKDLGFELFVLDDGWFGKRDDDKTSLGDWFPNLEKLPNGIKGLAEKVVEKGIRFGLWFEPEMISKNSKLYEEHPDWVLGVKNRRLSMGRNQYILDLSKKEVRDYIVDILSERFSEAPISYVKWDMNRNMTEITYQDLPHKYILGLYEILEKLTTKFPHILFESCASGGGRFDAGMLHYMPQVWTSDDTDAIVRLNIQHGTSLAYPLISMGAHVSDIPNHQTARKTSLKTRNNVAMFGNFGYELNLLKFDELTEKEVTKYLDFYKENRKLIQFGDFYRLESPFEGNTAAWMVVDKNKGEALVGHFTILAEPNPGYNKKVILKGLEEDKKYLINDEFEAYGDELMNVGIVFPQPERYFSKDSETQDFKSRIFKLKEIK, from the coding sequence ATGATATATATAAATGAAAAAAGTTTAGAGTTTCATTTACAGAGCTCAAATGTGAGTTATGTATTTAATGTTATGAAGAACGGTCAACTTGGGAACTTATATTTTGGAAAAAAAATTAGAAATAGAGAGAGTTTCAAACACCTTTTTAATCAACCAGAAGTAGGAATAGGTATAATAGCTCATCATGAAGATGATCCGGGATTTTCTTTAGAATATTATAAGCAAGAATATCCTGCATATGGAACTACAGATTTCAGAAAACCAGCACTGGAAATAGAAGCTAGTGACAACAGTAGAGTTACAGATTTTGTATATAAGAGTTATAAAGTTTATAAAGGAAAAAAAGAGTTACTTGGACTTCCATCAACTTATATGGAAAAAGAGGATGAGGGAGATACTTTAGAGATTGAGTTAGAGGACAAAGTATTAAACTGTAAACTGTTTTTAACTTATACAGTATACAAAGAAAGAGATGTAATAACTAGAAATGCAAGATTTGAAAATCTAGGAAAAGAAAGTGTAAATATACATAGAGCTATGAGTTTTGCTTTAGATCTACCAGATTATAACTATGAGATGATACATCTTTCAGGAGCTTGGGCAAGAGAAAGGTTTATAAAAAATAGAAAGTTAGAAGTTGGGTGTCAATATATAGATAGTACTAGAGGAGCTAGTAGTGCTCACCAAAATCCTTTTATAATCTTAAAAAGACCTGAAACAACTGAAGAGGTTGGTGAAAGCATAGGTTTTGCACTAGTTTATTCAGGAAACTTTTTAGCACATGTAGAAGTGGATCACTTTGATGCTACAAGAGTAACTATGGGAATAAATCCATTTGATTTTAAATGGGAACTAAAAGAGGGCGAGAGTTTTCAAACACCTGAGGGAATAATAGTTTATAGTGACAAGGGAATGAATGATTTAAGTCAAACTTTTCATAAACTTTTTAAGGAAAGAGTTGCAAGAGGGGAGTGGAGAGATAAAGAAAGACCTATTTTAGTTAATAACTGGGAAGCTACATATTTTGATTTCAACGAGGAGAAAATTGTAGCAATGGCGTCTAAGGCTAAAGATTTAGGTTTTGAATTATTTGTTTTAGATGATGGATGGTTTGGAAAAAGAGATGATGACAAGACATCTTTAGGAGATTGGTTTCCAAATTTAGAAAAACTTCCAAATGGAATTAAAGGATTAGCAGAAAAAGTTGTAGAAAAGGGAATAAGATTTGGATTGTGGTTTGAACCAGAGATGATAAGTAAAAATAGTAAACTTTATGAAGAACATCCTGATTGGGTTTTAGGAGTAAAAAATAGAAGATTATCAATGGGAAGAAATCAGTATATTTTAGATCTTTCTAAAAAAGAGGTAAGAGATTATATAGTTGATATTTTATCAGAGAGATTTTCAGAAGCTCCAATAAGCTATGTAAAGTGGGATATGAATAGAAATATGACAGAGATAACATATCAAGATTTACCGCATAAATATATTTTAGGATTATATGAAATTTTAGAAAAATTAACAACAAAGTTTCCGCATATATTATTTGAATCTTGTGCATCAGGAGGGGGAAGATTTGATGCAGGGATGTTACACTATATGCCACAAGTTTGGACAAGTGATGATACAGATGCAATTGTAAGATTAAATATTCAACATGGAACGTCTTTAGCGTATCCATTAATCTCTATGGGAGCTCATGTGTCAGATATACCAAATCATCAAACAGCAAGAAAAACTAGTTTAAAAACTAGAAATAACGTGGCAATGTTTGGAAACTTTGGATATGAATTAAATTTATTGAAGTTTGATGAATTGACAGAAAAAGAAGTTACAAAATATTTAGACTTCTATAAAGAGAATAGAAAACTTATACAATTTGGAGATTTTTATAGACTGGAGAGTCCTTTTGAAGGAAATACAGCAGCTTGGATGGTAGTGGATAAAAATAAAGGGGAAGCCTTAGTTGGACACTTTACAATATTAGCAGAACCAAATCCAGGATATAATAAAAAAGTGATACTAAAAGGTTTAGAAGAGGATAAAAAATATTTAATTAACGATGAATTTGAAGCTTATGGAGATGAACTGATGAATGTAGGAATTGTTTTCCCACAACCAGAAAGATATTTCTCAAAAGATTCAGAGACACAAGATTTTAAAAGTAGAATTTTTAAATTAAAAGAGATTAAATAA
- the melB gene encoding melibiose:sodium transporter MelB gives MVSLKTKLSYGLGALGKDYACAIVYIFLMYYFTDVLGLAPAFVGTLFLVARMWDAVNDPAMGMIVDNTRSKWGKFRPWILIGTILNAITVVGMFTKPEAFSGKSLYIYISIMYILWGMTYTVMDIPFWSMIPALSSDKKEREEIAVVPRIFASLAWLSLGSFGLPLIAFLGKGNEGRGFSLLSLGIAAVFILTTILTVTNVKEQVTSGKNSEKINLKEAFKLILKNDQLVALIGTVLMFNLMAQISGGVAIYYFKYVIGVEKLFSVFTGFSGLAEIGSLMMFPILSRKIGRKKVFFLACALPVVGFLMLFAFGNIAPTNGTLVAIAGIVAKLGSGLTLGISTVMLADVVDYGEFKFGSRNESVIFSVQTLLVKSASAVSGWLIGMGLSLVGYVPNVAQTGSAVIGIKYLMIVFPILLSIFGYVIYKKYYRLNGEYYDEVVEAIKVKREIEA, from the coding sequence ATGGTTAGTTTAAAAACGAAGTTATCATACGGTTTAGGTGCTTTAGGAAAAGATTATGCTTGTGCAATTGTGTATATATTTTTAATGTATTATTTTACAGATGTTTTAGGATTAGCTCCAGCTTTTGTAGGAACTTTATTTTTAGTTGCTAGAATGTGGGATGCAGTAAATGACCCTGCTATGGGAATGATTGTAGACAACACAAGAAGTAAATGGGGAAAATTTAGACCTTGGATTTTAATTGGAACGATTCTAAATGCTATAACAGTTGTAGGTATGTTTACAAAGCCAGAGGCATTTAGTGGAAAAAGTTTATATATCTATATATCTATAATGTATATACTTTGGGGAATGACTTATACAGTTATGGATATACCATTTTGGTCTATGATACCTGCTCTTTCAAGTGATAAAAAAGAAAGAGAGGAGATTGCAGTAGTACCAAGAATATTTGCAAGTTTAGCATGGTTATCTCTTGGTAGCTTCGGATTACCTTTAATAGCTTTTTTAGGAAAAGGAAATGAAGGAAGAGGGTTTTCATTACTATCTCTAGGAATAGCAGCAGTATTTATTTTAACGACGATATTAACTGTTACAAATGTAAAAGAGCAAGTGACAAGTGGTAAAAATAGTGAAAAAATAAATTTAAAGGAAGCTTTTAAACTAATTTTAAAAAATGATCAATTAGTAGCGTTAATAGGAACTGTTTTAATGTTTAACTTAATGGCTCAAATATCTGGTGGAGTTGCAATATATTACTTCAAATATGTAATTGGAGTAGAAAAACTTTTTTCAGTTTTCACAGGATTTTCAGGGTTAGCAGAAATTGGATCACTTATGATGTTCCCTATTTTATCTAGAAAAATAGGAAGAAAAAAGGTATTTTTCTTAGCTTGTGCTCTTCCTGTTGTAGGATTTTTGATGTTATTTGCTTTTGGAAATATAGCTCCAACAAATGGAACTTTAGTTGCAATAGCAGGAATAGTAGCAAAGTTAGGATCAGGATTAACTTTAGGTATATCAACAGTAATGTTAGCAGATGTTGTAGACTATGGAGAGTTTAAGTTTGGAAGCAGAAATGAAAGTGTTATTTTCTCTGTTCAGACACTTCTTGTAAAATCAGCATCAGCTGTAAGTGGATGGTTAATAGGTATGGGATTATCACTAGTAGGATATGTACCAAATGTAGCACAAACAGGTTCAGCTGTAATAGGTATAAAATATTTAATGATAGTTTTCCCAATTTTACTTTCAATATTTGGATATGTAATTTATAAGAAGTATTATAGATTAAATGGAGAATATTATGATGAAGTAGTTGAGGCTATAAAAGTAAAAAGAGAGATTGAAGCATAA
- a CDS encoding helix-turn-helix domain-containing protein, whose translation MKKYSNNIGSLIKELRKKREMTLKDLSSSCNLSVGFLSQLERGMTSIAIDSLEIIAHALSVELDFFFDFKKKDNSANQIVRSYNRDAVPITDKIIQHNLSPDMKAFNLYPRLIDIMPFTDNTSYDLQLYAHEGEEFIFVLEGVLTLIIEEEEFTLYPGDSTTFNSNRPHNWKNETNCITKIICVHNPNPFKII comes from the coding sequence ATGAAAAAATATTCTAACAACATCGGTTCTTTAATAAAGGAACTTCGTAAAAAAAGAGAGATGACTTTAAAAGATTTAAGTAGCTCTTGCAATTTATCTGTTGGATTTTTATCCCAACTAGAAAGAGGAATGACTAGTATTGCAATTGATTCCCTTGAAATTATTGCTCACGCTTTAAGTGTAGAGCTAGATTTTTTCTTTGATTTTAAGAAAAAAGACAATAGCGCAAATCAAATAGTTCGAAGTTATAATCGAGATGCAGTTCCTATCACTGATAAAATTATTCAACACAATCTAAGTCCTGATATGAAAGCATTCAATCTATACCCAAGACTCATTGATATTATGCCTTTTACTGACAATACATCTTATGATCTACAACTTTATGCTCACGAAGGTGAAGAGTTTATTTTTGTTTTAGAAGGAGTTTTAACTTTAATTATTGAAGAGGAGGAGTTCACTCTTTATCCTGGAGACAGCACCACTTTTAATTCTAATAGACCACACAACTGGAAAAATGAAACAAACTGCATAACTAAAATTATATGCGTTCATAATCCAAATCCATTTAAAATAATATAA
- a CDS encoding IS6 family transposase → MYINNISCPRCFSKNLYRFGKNNLGHQKYQCKECARQFSANSKLGDNRRSYPKCPICNSGTYLHHDYLYYSRFKCNSRKCNHIHIAVKKTSNFDSISSEFKSKTINIKRLRTNINVVIDALYMYFVHSATTRAISQYLLDRKNIKISHVSIYKWIKGFAGIFKDIVSKHTPQDLNLSDEWHVDETVIKIKGKRYYIWTLIDSETRYVIDWYLTTSREATSAFHLFDKVKKRFGAPKSIVSDRLPSYNIPTKIVFSESKHIKVQSWYDEVTNNLIETFFKRFKHKYRTTHGLKCETSVNALLEGFFFFYNYITPHKGLSNLTPAKVAGVEYSEVSRKNLLLF, encoded by the coding sequence ATGTATATTAATAATATCTCTTGTCCTCGTTGTTTCTCTAAAAACCTTTATCGTTTTGGTAAAAATAATCTTGGACATCAAAAATACCAATGCAAAGAATGCGCTAGACAATTCTCTGCTAATTCTAAACTCGGTGATAATAGGCGTTCATATCCTAAATGTCCTATTTGTAATTCAGGAACATATTTGCATCATGATTATCTTTACTATTCTAGGTTTAAATGCAATTCCAGAAAGTGTAATCATATTCATATTGCAGTAAAAAAGACTTCTAATTTTGATAGTATTTCTTCTGAATTTAAATCTAAAACAATTAATATCAAAAGACTTCGAACAAATATCAATGTTGTCATTGATGCTTTGTATATGTATTTTGTTCATTCAGCTACCACAAGAGCTATTTCACAATACCTTTTAGATCGTAAAAATATTAAAATCTCTCATGTCTCCATTTACAAATGGATCAAAGGTTTTGCAGGCATATTTAAAGATATTGTTTCTAAACATACTCCGCAAGATTTAAATCTATCTGATGAGTGGCACGTTGATGAAACTGTAATTAAAATCAAAGGTAAAAGATATTACATCTGGACTTTAATTGACTCTGAAACTAGATACGTTATTGATTGGTACCTTACAACTTCAAGAGAAGCAACCTCTGCTTTCCACCTGTTTGATAAGGTTAAAAAGCGATTTGGAGCACCTAAATCAATAGTATCTGATAGATTACCTAGCTACAATATTCCAACAAAAATAGTATTCTCAGAATCTAAACATATTAAAGTTCAATCATGGTATGACGAAGTAACTAACAACCTAATTGAAACCTTTTTTAAAAGATTCAAACATAAATATAGAACAACCCACGGTTTAAAGTGCGAAACAAGTGTAAACGCACTATTAGAAGGCTTCTTTTTCTTCTACAACTACATTACACCGCATAAAGGATTGAGTAACCTTACTCCTGCCAAAGTTGCTGGCGTAGAATATAGCGAAGTCAGCAGAAAAAATCTACTGCTATTTTAA
- a CDS encoding trans-4-hydroxy-L-proline dehydratase activase translates to MTVPYVINIQKYSLHDGDGIRTTIFFKGCLLNCWWCHNPESQKYTPELLFNYERCKGCKECENICPQHSIKIEKSLAKTDRKECTLCETCLDYCVNGAREIVGKQYSIKELLEEIDKDKMFYEESGGGVTLSGGEVMTQDVDYLKELLKNLKQRGYNVAIDTCGYASQKNYEVLIDYVDTFLYDIKTIDNEVHKKYMGRGNELILSNLKYLSDHNKNIYIRIPLISGVNSDEKSIEKIIKFLKDNIHVKKINLLPYHKAGTNKYEKLDLKYLGENFVTPSQREMEKYLEMFKGDGFLDVKIGG, encoded by the coding sequence ATGACAGTACCCTATGTAATAAATATACAAAAATATTCTCTACATGATGGTGATGGAATTAGAACGACAATATTTTTTAAAGGATGTCTTTTAAATTGCTGGTGGTGTCATAATCCAGAAAGTCAAAAATATACGCCAGAATTACTTTTTAACTATGAAAGGTGTAAAGGGTGTAAAGAGTGTGAAAATATTTGTCCACAACATAGTATAAAAATTGAAAAAAGTTTAGCTAAAACAGATAGAAAAGAGTGTACGCTTTGTGAGACATGCTTAGATTATTGTGTAAATGGAGCAAGAGAGATAGTTGGAAAGCAATACTCTATTAAAGAGTTATTAGAAGAGATTGATAAAGACAAAATGTTTTATGAAGAGTCAGGAGGAGGAGTAACACTTTCAGGGGGAGAGGTAATGACTCAAGATGTAGATTATTTAAAAGAGTTGTTAAAAAATTTAAAACAAAGAGGTTATAACGTAGCTATAGATACTTGCGGATATGCTTCTCAAAAAAATTATGAAGTCCTAATAGATTATGTAGATACATTTTTATATGACATAAAAACAATAGATAATGAAGTTCATAAAAAATATATGGGAAGAGGGAACGAGCTAATACTTTCTAATTTAAAGTATTTAAGTGATCATAACAAGAATATATATATAAGAATACCATTAATTTCTGGTGTAAACAGTGATGAAAAAAGTATTGAAAAGATTATAAAATTTTTAAAAGATAATATCCATGTAAAAAAGATAAATCTACTCCCATATCATAAAGCAGGTACAAATAAATATGAAAAATTAGATTTAAAGTATTTAGGAGAAAATTTTGTTACACCTTCACAAAGAGAGATGGAAAAATATTTAGAGATGTTTAAAGGGGATGGATTTTTAGATGTTAAAATAGGAGGGTAG
- the hypD gene encoding trans-4-hydroxy-L-proline dehydratase: MEKRGMNKRIQKLREQSLETAAHIYIERAKLITEAYKKYEGTVSIPELRALAFKHFIENKSICINEGELIVGEKGKGPQSAPTFPELCCHTLDDMHIMNNRDLISFKVTKEDLKIQEEEIIPYWEKRSIRNKILNAMDKEWKECYESGIFTEFMEQRGPGHTVGSEQIYKYGFLDYKKKIEKAIDELDFLSDREALDKKQELNAMSICCDAIIALGKRYAELAYKIAEDEKNPVRKEELLQIAKNCEVVPAHKPKNYWQGIQMYWFVHIGVTTELNPWDAFSPGRLDQHLNEFYINDCENGILDEDKALELLQNLWIKFNNQPSPPKVGITLKESSTYTDFVNINTGGITPDGHDGVNDVSYLILKCMDEMKLLQPSSNVQISKKTPLRFLKEACAISRKGWGQPAFYNTEAIVQELLNAGKTLADARRGGASGCVETGAFGNEAYILTGYFNLPKILELTLNNGYDRITNKQLGLKLGYAEDFKSYEELFEAYKKQVKYFIDIKIKGSNVIEAIYAKYMPVPFLSVITNDCIVKGKDYNAGGARYNTSYIQGVGIGTITDSLVSIKYNVYDKKNFTMKELMSALDSNFQGNGRVLNLVRNKTPKYGNDNDYADDVMKEIFEYYNSVVTDRPNIKGGRYAINMLPTTCHVYFGEVMMASANGRLAHKPVSEGISPEKGADMYGPTAVLKSAAKMDHLKTGGTLLNQKFLPNVVKGEEGLNHMADIIKTYFSMDGHHIQFNVIDSETLIKAQENPEEYKDLIVRVAGYSDHFRNLSKALQDEIIDRTEQIFN, translated from the coding sequence ATGGAGAAAAGAGGGATGAATAAAAGAATCCAAAAGTTAAGAGAGCAGAGTTTAGAAACAGCAGCACATATTTATATTGAAAGAGCAAAACTTATAACAGAGGCATATAAAAAATATGAAGGAACAGTATCTATTCCAGAATTGAGAGCCCTTGCTTTTAAACATTTTATAGAAAATAAATCTATATGTATAAATGAAGGGGAGTTAATTGTAGGAGAAAAAGGAAAAGGTCCACAATCAGCTCCAACTTTTCCAGAGCTTTGTTGCCATACTTTAGATGATATGCATATTATGAACAATCGAGATTTAATATCTTTTAAAGTTACAAAAGAAGATTTAAAAATCCAAGAGGAAGAGATAATTCCATATTGGGAAAAAAGATCTATTAGAAATAAAATTTTAAATGCTATGGATAAAGAGTGGAAAGAGTGCTATGAGAGTGGTATATTCACAGAGTTTATGGAGCAAAGAGGACCAGGACACACTGTTGGTTCAGAGCAAATATATAAATATGGATTCTTAGATTATAAGAAAAAAATTGAAAAAGCTATTGATGAGTTAGACTTTTTAAGTGATAGAGAGGCTTTAGATAAAAAGCAAGAATTAAATGCTATGAGCATTTGCTGTGATGCAATTATAGCTTTGGGAAAACGTTATGCTGAATTAGCTTACAAAATTGCAGAGGATGAGAAAAATCCAGTTAGAAAAGAGGAACTTTTACAAATTGCTAAAAACTGTGAAGTTGTTCCAGCACATAAGCCAAAGAATTATTGGCAAGGGATACAGATGTATTGGTTTGTGCATATAGGAGTAACAACAGAGTTAAATCCTTGGGATGCATTTAGTCCAGGAAGATTAGATCAACATTTAAATGAGTTTTATATAAATGATTGTGAGAATGGAATATTAGATGAAGATAAGGCATTAGAACTTTTACAAAATTTATGGATAAAGTTTAATAATCAACCATCTCCTCCAAAAGTTGGAATAACTTTAAAAGAAAGTAGTACATATACAGATTTTGTAAATATAAACACTGGGGGAATAACTCCTGATGGTCATGATGGAGTAAATGATGTAAGTTATCTAATTTTAAAGTGTATGGATGAGATGAAACTATTACAACCAAGTTCAAATGTGCAAATTAGTAAAAAAACACCTCTTAGATTTTTAAAAGAAGCTTGTGCAATTTCTCGTAAAGGGTGGGGACAACCAGCTTTTTATAATACAGAAGCTATAGTTCAAGAGCTATTAAATGCTGGAAAAACTTTAGCTGATGCTCGAAGGGGAGGAGCTAGTGGATGTGTTGAAACTGGAGCTTTTGGAAATGAAGCATATATACTTACAGGATATTTCAATCTACCAAAGATTTTAGAGTTAACTTTAAATAATGGATATGATAGAATTACTAATAAGCAACTGGGTTTAAAATTAGGATATGCTGAAGATTTTAAAAGTTATGAGGAGCTTTTTGAAGCTTATAAGAAACAAGTAAAATATTTTATAGATATAAAAATAAAGGGAAGCAATGTAATAGAAGCAATCTATGCAAAATATATGCCAGTTCCATTTTTATCAGTTATAACAAATGATTGTATAGTTAAAGGGAAAGACTATAATGCAGGGGGAGCTCGTTACAATACAAGTTATATTCAAGGAGTAGGAATTGGAACAATAACAGACTCTTTAGTATCTATAAAATATAATGTATATGATAAAAAGAACTTTACAATGAAAGAGTTAATGAGTGCCTTAGATTCTAATTTCCAAGGAAATGGAAGGGTATTAAATTTAGTTAGAAATAAAACTCCCAAATATGGAAATGATAATGATTATGCAGATGATGTAATGAAGGAGATATTTGAATATTATAACTCAGTTGTAACAGATAGACCAAATATAAAAGGAGGGAGATATGCTATAAATATGTTACCAACAACGTGTCATGTGTATTTTGGTGAAGTTATGATGGCAAGTGCAAATGGAAGACTAGCCCATAAACCAGTCTCAGAGGGAATCTCTCCAGAAAAAGGTGCAGATATGTATGGACCAACAGCAGTTTTAAAATCAGCAGCAAAAATGGATCATCTAAAAACTGGTGGAACACTGCTAAATCAAAAGTTTCTTCCAAATGTAGTTAAAGGAGAGGAAGGATTAAATCATATGGCAGATATAATAAAAACATATTTTAGTATGGATGGGCATCATATACAATTTAATGTTATAGATAGCGAAACTTTAATAAAAGCTCAAGAAAATCCAGAGGAGTATAAAGATTTAATAGTTCGGGTAGCTGGTTATAGTGATCATTTTAGAAATTTAAGTAAAGCACTACAAGATGAAATAATAGATAGAACAGAACAGATTTTTAATTAA
- the proC gene encoding pyrroline-5-carboxylate reductase, translating to MQVKIGFIGAGNMSQAIIKGIVSSGIIGKGDVFASDKFKSILEKVKKSYGINITEKNKEIVEKCDIVFLAVKPQFYKEVIEEISPFVKETTTIVTIAPGQTLENLEATFGKEVKIIRTMPNTPAMVCEGMTAVCANEKVTKEELDYVCNLLNSIGKAQVVAEYMMDAVVGVSGSSPAYVYMFIEALADGAVMEGMPRDMAYKFAAQAVLGSAKMVLETGMHPGALKDMVCSPGGTTIEAVSILEERGMRSSVIEAIRGCVAKARKM from the coding sequence ATGCAAGTGAAGATAGGATTTATAGGGGCAGGAAATATGTCTCAAGCAATAATTAAAGGGATAGTTTCTTCTGGAATTATAGGAAAAGGGGATGTATTTGCTTCAGATAAGTTTAAGTCAATATTAGAAAAGGTAAAAAAAAGTTATGGAATAAATATAACTGAAAAAAATAAAGAGATTGTAGAAAAATGTGATATTGTATTTTTAGCAGTAAAACCTCAATTTTATAAAGAGGTTATAGAAGAGATATCACCTTTTGTAAAAGAAACTACAACAATAGTGACAATAGCACCTGGGCAAACTTTAGAAAATTTAGAGGCAACTTTTGGGAAAGAGGTTAAAATTATAAGAACTATGCCAAATACACCAGCTATGGTTTGTGAAGGTATGACAGCAGTTTGTGCTAATGAAAAAGTTACAAAAGAGGAGCTAGACTACGTATGTAATCTTTTAAACTCTATAGGAAAAGCTCAGGTGGTAGCAGAATATATGATGGATGCAGTAGTTGGAGTAAGTGGAAGCTCACCTGCATATGTTTATATGTTTATAGAAGCTTTAGCAGATGGAGCAGTTATGGAGGGAATGCCAAGAGATATGGCTTATAAGTTTGCAGCTCAAGCAGTTTTAGGAAGTGCTAAGATGGTTTTAGAAACAGGAATGCACCCAGGGGCTCTAAAAGATATGGTATGTTCTCCGGGGGGGACAACAATAGAAGCTGTAAGTATATTAGAGGAAAGAGGAATGAGAAGTAGTGTTATAGAAGCAATTAGAGGTTGCGTGGCTAAAGCTAGAAAAATGTAA